GGCGCGATCGTGCCGGTGGGCCAGGTCATGCAGCAGGCCGGCGTCAAGTTCGACAACGCCGCCTACGTGCCTGCCGTCGCCGGCTACTACACCGCGCCGAACGGCCAGATGCTGAGCTTCCCGTTCAACAGCTCGACCACCGTCTTCCACTACAACAAGGACGCGTTCAAGGCCGCCGGCCTCGATCCCGAGAAGCCGCCCACGTCCTGGCCGGAAGTCGCCGCCGCCGCGGCCAAGCTGAAGGCCTCCGGCTCCAAGTGCCCGTTCACCACGAGCTGGGTCAGCTGGACGCAGCTGGAGAGCTTCTCCGCCTGGCACAACGTCGAGTACGCGACCAAGAACAACGGCTTCGGCGGCCTCGACACGCGCCTGGCGTTCAACACGCCGCTGCACGTGCGCCACATCGAGAACCTGGCCAACATGGCCAGGCAGGGCCTGTTCGTCTACAAGGGCCGCGGCAACAGCGCCGACTCCAGCTACTTCTCCGGCGAGTGCGCCATGATGACCGGCTCCTCCGGCCTCTACGCCAACGTCAAGAAGAGCGCCAAGTTCAACTTCGGCATCTCGACCCTGCCCTACTACCCCGACGTGCCCGGCGCGCCGCAGAACACCGTCATCGGCGGCGCCAGCCTGTGGGTGATGTCCGGCAAGAAGCCCGCGGAGTACAAGGGCGTGGCCGAGTTCTTCCAGTACCTGGCGCAAGCCCAGGTCGCTTCCGAGAGCCACAAGCGCACCGGCTACCTGCCGGTGACGAAGGCGGCCTACGAGCTGACCGAGAAGAGCGGCTTCTACAAGCAGAATCCCGGCACCGACGTCGCCGTGCAGCAGATGATCCGCAAGACGACGGAGAAGTCGCGCGGCGTGCGCCTGGGCAACTTCGCGCAGATCCGCACCGTCATCGACGAGGAACTGGAACAAGTCTGGGCCGGCAAGAAGCAGCCCAAGGAAGGCCTGGACGCCGCGGTGAAGCGCGGCAACGAGCTGCTGGAACGCTTCCAGAAAGCCAACAAGTCCTGACCCCCGGCTGAGCGCTGACACACCGGAGCGGCCGCGCCGCTCCGGGTCCGCCTTCCCCGGTCTTTCCCGGTCCTCCCCTTCCCTCTTTCGGCGCCGCTCCCGGATGTCCCAACAGAAACGCGTGGTGTTCCGATCGCGCTGGCTGCCCTGGCTGCTGCTGGCGCCGCAGGCGCTGGTGATCGGCGTGTTCTTCTTCTGGCCCGCGGCGCAGGCACTGCTGCAGAGCCTGCAGCAGCAGGACGCCTTCGGCCTGTCGACCGAGTGGGTCGGCCTGGCCAACTTCCAGACCCTGTTCAACGACGACAGCTACCTCGCCTCGTTCAAGACGACGGCGGTGTTCTCGCTGCTCGTGGCCGTGCTCGGGCTGGCGCTGTCGTTGCTGCTGGCCACGATGGCCAACCGCGTGGTGCGCGGCGCGCCGGTCTACAAGACGCTGCTGATCTGGCCCTACGCGGTCGCGCCGGCGATCGCGGGCGTGCTGTGGCTGTTCATGTTCGCGCCGTCCATCGGCGTCGTCTCCTACGGTCTGCAGCGCCTGGGCGTGGACTGGAATCACCTGCTCAACGCCGACCACGCGATGACGCTGGTCGTCATGGCCGCCGTGTGGAAGCAGGTCTCCTACAACTTCCTGTTCTTCCTGGCCGGGCTGCAGTCCATCCCCAAGTCGCTGCTGGAGGCCGCCGCCATCGACGGCGCCGGCCCGTGGCGCCGCTTCTGGACGATCACCTTCCCGCTGCTGTCGCCGACCTCGTTCTTCCTGCTGGTGATCAACGTGGTCTACGCGTTCTTCGACACCTTCGGCATCATCGACGCGGCCACCCACGGCGGCCCCGGCAAGGACACGGCGATCCTGGTCTACAAGGTCTACTACGACGGCTTCAAGGCGCTGGACCTGGGCGGCTCGGCCGCGCAGAGCGTCGTGCTGATGGCCATCGTCATCACGCTGACCGTCCTGCAGTTCCGCTTCGTCGAAAAGAAAGTGCAGTACTGAATGGTCGAGCGCCGCCCCGCCCTGACGATGCTGTCGCACCTGATCCTGGTGCTCGGCGTGCTGATCGTCGCCTTCCCGCTGTACATCGCGTTCGTCGCCTCGACGCACACCGCGACCGAGATCGTCCAGGCCCCCATGCCGATGCTCCCGGGCTCGCACTTCCTGGACAACTACGCCGCCGCGCTGTTCGGCAACAGCGGCGGCGGCTCCAAGGCCCCGGTCGGCCAGATGATGTGGGTCAGCTTCGTCTCCGCGATGGTCATCGCGGTGGGCAAGATCGCGATTTCGCTGCTGTCGGCCTTCGCGATCGTCTACTTCCGCTTCCCGGCCCGGAACTTCTTCTTCTGGGCCATCTTCGTCACGCTGATGCTGCCGGTGGAAGTGCGCATCGGGCCGACCTACCAGGTCGTCTCCGACCTGAAGATGCTCAACTCCTACGCCGGGCTCACGGTGCCGCTGATCGCCTCGGCGACCGCGACCTTCCTGTTCCGGCAGTTCTTCCTGACGATTCCCGACGAGCTCGTCGAAGCCTCGCGCATCGACGGCGCCGGCCCGCTGCGCTTCTTCCGCGACGTGCTGCTGCCCTTGTCGAAGACCAGCATCGCGGCGCTCTTCGTCATCCAGTTCATCTACGGCTGGAACCAGTACCTGTGGCCGCTGCTGGTCACGACCGACGAGCAGATGTACCCCGTCGTCATCGGCATCAAGCGCATGATCAGCGGCGGCGACGCGGCCAACGACTGGAACATCATCATGGCCACGGCGATGCTGGCCATGATCCCGCCGGCGCTGGTCGTCGTGCTGATGCAGCGCTGGTTCGTCAAGGGCCTGGTGGACGCCGAGAAGTAGGCGCTGAAAAGTAAAACGAGAGAAGACTCCGATGGCAAGCATTTCCCTGCGCAACGTCGTCAAGCAGTACGGCACCGGCGCCAAGGCCAACCCGGTGATCCACGGCGTCAACGCCGAGATCCGGGACGGCGAGTTCGTCGTCATCGTCGGTCCGTCGGGCTGCGGCAAGTCCACGCTGCTGCGCATGGTCGCGGGCCTGGAGGAGATCAGCGGCGGCGAGATCGCCATCGGCGAGCGCGTCGTCAACGAGGTCGAGCCCGCCGACCGCGACATCGCGATGGTGTTCCAGAACTACGCGCTCTACCCGCACATGAGCGTGTACGAGAACATGGCCTACGGCCTGAAGATCCGCAAGCTGGCGGAAGGCCAGATCCGCGAGCGCGTCGACAAGGCCGCGCGCATCCTGGAGCTCGCCCACCTGCTGCAGCGCAAGCCGCGCGAGCTCTCCGGCGGCCAGCGCCAGCGCGTCGCGATGGGCCGCGCGATCGTGCGCGATCCGCAGGTCTTCCTGTTCGACGAACCGCTGTCCAACCTCGACGCCAAGCTGCGCGTGCAGACGCGGCTGGAGATCCAGAAGCTGCACCGCGAGCTGGGCGTGACCTCGCTGTTCGTCACGCACGACCAGGTCGAGGCGATGACGCTGGCGCAGCGCATCGTCGTCATGAACGGCGGCCGCATGGAGCAGTTCGGAACACCCGACGAGGTCTACGGCCGCCCGGCGACGACCTTCGTCGCGAGCTTCATCGGCTCGCCGGCGATGAACCTGCTGAAGGGTCGTGTCGACGGTCGGCGCTTCATCCTCGGCAATACCGCCCTGCCGCTGCCGCAGCCGGCACCGCGCGAGGGCGAGCTCATCCTCGGCCTGCGGCCCGAGCACGCGCTGCCGCACGACGGACAGATCGTCGCCGGAGAAACCACGGCCTGGCCGCTGAAGGTGGACATGGTTGAGATGCTGGGCGCGGAGCGGCTGGTCTACGGCCGGCTCGGCGACGCGGCCTTCACGCTGCGCATCGATGGCACCGACACACCGCCGCAACCCGGCGACGAGGTGCTGCTGAAGGCGCCCGCCGAGCGGCTGCACTGGTTCGATCCGGCGACTGGCCAGCGCGTCGACTGAGCGCGGCGCGGCGCGACGCGACGCTCGCCTTCGAGGATCCACGATCAGGGAGAACGACATGACGATCCGGACACCCATCCTTGATGACGAGACCAACTGGCCCTGGTCGCTGCCCTTCTGGGTCGCGCATCGCGGCGCCGGCAAGCTGGCGCCGGAGAACACGCTGGCAGCGTTCCGTGAAGGTGCGCGCCACGGCTACCGCGCCTTCGAATGCGACGTGAAGCTGAGCGCCGACGGCGTTCCCTTCCTGCTTCATGACGCGACGCTGGACCGCACGACGACTGCGCGCGGCCGCGCCGCGGACCGGACCTGGAGCGAGCTCTCCCGCCTGGACGCGGGCCGCTGGCACAGCCGCGCCTACGCGGGCGAACCGCCGCCCAGCCTGGAGGCCATCGCCGCCTTCGTGCGCCGCAACCAGCATGCGCTGAACATCGAGATCAAACCCACGCCGGGCGATGAGTTCCGCACCGGCGAGGTCGTCGGCGGCGAGGTGCTTCGCCTGTGGGA
This genomic stretch from Mitsuaria sp. 7 harbors:
- the ugpB gene encoding sn-glycerol-3-phosphate ABC transporter substrate-binding protein UgpB — protein: MKHLPTSLLATSAVALAALLSPAAASAQTEIQWWHSMGGALGDWVNDLAKDFNASQKDYKIVPTYKGSYDESMAGAIAAFRAGNAPHILQVFEVGTATMMASKGAIVPVGQVMQQAGVKFDNAAYVPAVAGYYTAPNGQMLSFPFNSSTTVFHYNKDAFKAAGLDPEKPPTSWPEVAAAAAKLKASGSKCPFTTSWVSWTQLESFSAWHNVEYATKNNGFGGLDTRLAFNTPLHVRHIENLANMARQGLFVYKGRGNSADSSYFSGECAMMTGSSGLYANVKKSAKFNFGISTLPYYPDVPGAPQNTVIGGASLWVMSGKKPAEYKGVAEFFQYLAQAQVASESHKRTGYLPVTKAAYELTEKSGFYKQNPGTDVAVQQMIRKTTEKSRGVRLGNFAQIRTVIDEELEQVWAGKKQPKEGLDAAVKRGNELLERFQKANKS
- the ugpE gene encoding sn-glycerol-3-phosphate ABC transporter permease UgpE, with the protein product MVERRPALTMLSHLILVLGVLIVAFPLYIAFVASTHTATEIVQAPMPMLPGSHFLDNYAAALFGNSGGGSKAPVGQMMWVSFVSAMVIAVGKIAISLLSAFAIVYFRFPARNFFFWAIFVTLMLPVEVRIGPTYQVVSDLKMLNSYAGLTVPLIASATATFLFRQFFLTIPDELVEASRIDGAGPLRFFRDVLLPLSKTSIAALFVIQFIYGWNQYLWPLLVTTDEQMYPVVIGIKRMISGGDAANDWNIIMATAMLAMIPPALVVVLMQRWFVKGLVDAEK
- the ugpA gene encoding sn-glycerol-3-phosphate ABC transporter permease UgpA is translated as MSQQKRVVFRSRWLPWLLLAPQALVIGVFFFWPAAQALLQSLQQQDAFGLSTEWVGLANFQTLFNDDSYLASFKTTAVFSLLVAVLGLALSLLLATMANRVVRGAPVYKTLLIWPYAVAPAIAGVLWLFMFAPSIGVVSYGLQRLGVDWNHLLNADHAMTLVVMAAVWKQVSYNFLFFLAGLQSIPKSLLEAAAIDGAGPWRRFWTITFPLLSPTSFFLLVINVVYAFFDTFGIIDAATHGGPGKDTAILVYKVYYDGFKALDLGGSAAQSVVLMAIVITLTVLQFRFVEKKVQY
- the ugpQ gene encoding glycerophosphodiester phosphodiesterase — its product is MTIRTPILDDETNWPWSLPFWVAHRGAGKLAPENTLAAFREGARHGYRAFECDVKLSADGVPFLLHDATLDRTTTARGRAADRTWSELSRLDAGRWHSRAYAGEPPPSLEAIAAFVRRNQHALNIEIKPTPGDEFRTGEVVGGEVLRLWEGSAPDTVLFSSFQPEALRGARESAPQVPRGLLLDKLEGDGWLRLAQSLGCRAVITHYALMDQALVTRLHEAEMKALVYTVNDAAAAQWLIANGVDGIITDAVDRFSPTA
- a CDS encoding sn-glycerol-3-phosphate import ATP-binding protein UgpC: MASISLRNVVKQYGTGAKANPVIHGVNAEIRDGEFVVIVGPSGCGKSTLLRMVAGLEEISGGEIAIGERVVNEVEPADRDIAMVFQNYALYPHMSVYENMAYGLKIRKLAEGQIRERVDKAARILELAHLLQRKPRELSGGQRQRVAMGRAIVRDPQVFLFDEPLSNLDAKLRVQTRLEIQKLHRELGVTSLFVTHDQVEAMTLAQRIVVMNGGRMEQFGTPDEVYGRPATTFVASFIGSPAMNLLKGRVDGRRFILGNTALPLPQPAPREGELILGLRPEHALPHDGQIVAGETTAWPLKVDMVEMLGAERLVYGRLGDAAFTLRIDGTDTPPQPGDEVLLKAPAERLHWFDPATGQRVD